The Clostridia bacterium DNA segment TCTCACCGTCAGTATCCAGCCAAATGTAATAATCAACAATACCATTTACCATTACTCTGTCGCCTGTAATATATCCTTGTTTCAGCCAGTCATCACTATACATTGCTTCCCCTTTATTGTTATCCATTTTCACTCATTTCGTTTGAACTTACTCGTTTATCCTTTAAACCATATAACCAGACCTGAATTACAAGATGAAATTGAACAAAATAATGAATTTTGTACGGTATACTAGTTCTTCTAGTTCTCTTTCTCTGAATTATAAACCCTTTCTAACAATCGATGCCATTTTCTTAATCTTGTATTCCTCAGCATTTCTATGAACTTTTTTTGCTCCTTTTCCTGCAACGACTCATACCATTCCTTTGAAACTGAACCTGATAGTTCGTGTGGATAATGCTCAATCGGTATCTGGTCGTCGGCTAACAAGATGTTTAGTATTTCCTCGGGATTCGTTCCTACATATTTTTTCCTCAAAGAATTCATTTCCATAATACGTATTTCATTTCTCTTGTCAGACAGAGCGATTATAACATCTCTCCAAAAATACTTGCCGATACTGAAACACTTTTCAATCAACCCTTGAATCTCTAGCAGTGTCAACTTATTTAATTCCGCTTCTGATATATAACACCAAGCAGAATCCCAATATTGGCTATCGATTTCCTCAATAACAATCCTTTCCAGTCGTTGGACTAGCGGCAATTCAGATAGACAGGCCAAATATTTTTTGTACTCTATTCGTTTGCGGTTTTCTTCTTCCCATTTACGTGTTTTTTCTTTCAGTTCATTAAGCCACTTATCCATGTCGTCATCATACGCCTTGCATAAATCTGGTGAATACATTATGTTCTTCCCACGGTTTTCGTATCTTAATGTGTCTTTTAGCTTCGTACGCGCAGAATAATCTCTTGCCAATACCGGTGAGGCACATTGAATCAGTATTTCTAGCTTATCCTCTGTGAGTCGTTTTCCAAAAAGCGTCCAAACGAGCAATTTATTCGCTAACTCTGCATCGCTTATCGCTAAAGAAAAATACCTTTCATAGAGTCTCTGAAAACGTTCGTGGCTCATGCATTTCAAAATCGATCCTATTGCTCTTCCATTATCACGAACGACATCAAACTTAATTCTATGAAGATCATCTGCATTGAGTTCCATCATCTGATTGAACAATTCATCGGAATAGATTGACAAACTTAAGGCCTTTGTAAAATCCATTTCCAGACCTATTGGTCCCCCACACGTAGTGCAACCTGGATGATCACAATGTGCAAGTCCTCCCAACGCTTCGATAAGTTTACCTTTGGATTCTTGATATGAATTATTCATACTTGCCTCCAGTCACCTTGTCAAATCCTAGCGATTCGAAATCAAGCTCTAATCCTAAATGAACTTGTGTCCCATTATTGTCAAGAACTTTATGATTAGCAATTCTTCCCTTATTAATACTATTACAATAACTGGCAATTCCTTATAAACCATACTATTCATCTAGCGATAATAATACCATTTTTTTTCTCTCATATTCATCTTCTGTGATAGCACCCAAATCGAGCAACTCTTTCAATCCTTTAATTTCATCAATGTAGTTCGTAACGGAATTATCAGATACTTTTTCTCCACTCTTTTTACTAGTTTCATTCTCTACCAGTTTGTTGATCTCTTTATTCTTAATTTTTCCATACCTTCGGTTGAATTCATAATAAATTGTTATTCCTTTAAACTCCACATCTTCTTTCTTGTTAGTAATTAGTTGCACTACTCTTGCATCGTTAATTGAATGTGATGTGTTTAAAGCAAATTTACTGATGTTCTTTAAAATCGAATAGGATGAGCCGAATATAACCTCTGAAAGCACGGTA contains these protein-coding regions:
- a CDS encoding SHOCT domain-containing protein, translated to MTSYGFVDVTRSTRIDIKSGRYIYVFDNDDNLILMLVPFGELKVKRKNDDPNGRGFIDGRSFAYDYRKLTDKIVIKKKDIKDFQVYGTQLMESNVSVSGEKPGVGTVLSEVIFGSSYSILKNISKFALNTSHSINDARVVQLITNKKEDVEFKGITIYYEFNRRYGKIKNKEINKLVENETSKKSGEKVSDNSVTNYIDEIKGLKELLDLGAITEDEYERKKMVLLSLDE